One genomic segment of Pseudonocardia sp. T1-2H includes these proteins:
- the pyrF gene encoding orotidine-5'-phosphate decarboxylase: MDPHPGLLADWGLTDDADGLARFADACVEAFAGHVAIVKPQSAFFERHGSRGIAVLERLLADLAGTRTLSLLDVKRGDIGSTMDGYADAYLGIGAPLGADAVTLSPYLGFGSLDPALRRAREAGRGVFVLARTSNPEGAEVQQATLAERSVAQAVVDGASARNAGAEPLGDVGVVVGATADHGLSLQALNGAVLAPGLGAQGATAEDVARCFAGVSGLVLPAASRSLLKAGPQPSAIRAAAAATRDDLDQAFSAAR, encoded by the coding sequence ATCGACCCGCACCCCGGGCTGCTGGCCGACTGGGGGCTCACCGACGACGCGGACGGGCTCGCCCGCTTCGCCGACGCCTGCGTCGAGGCGTTCGCCGGGCACGTCGCGATCGTGAAGCCGCAGTCGGCGTTCTTCGAACGGCACGGCTCGCGGGGGATCGCGGTCCTGGAGCGGCTGCTCGCGGACCTGGCCGGAACCCGCACGCTGAGCCTGCTGGACGTCAAGCGCGGGGACATCGGCTCGACGATGGACGGCTACGCGGACGCGTACCTGGGCATCGGCGCGCCGCTCGGCGCGGACGCGGTGACGCTGTCGCCGTACCTCGGCTTCGGCTCCCTGGACCCGGCGCTGCGCCGGGCCCGGGAAGCCGGACGCGGCGTGTTCGTCCTCGCCCGTACCTCGAACCCCGAGGGCGCGGAGGTCCAGCAGGCGACCCTCGCGGAGCGCTCGGTGGCCCAGGCCGTGGTCGACGGTGCGTCGGCCCGCAACGCCGGGGCCGAGCCGCTCGGCGACGTCGGCGTGGTGGTCGGCGCGACGGCGGACCACGGGTTGTCCCTGCAGGCCCTGAACGGCGCCGTGCTGGCCCCGGGGCTCGGCGCCCAGGGTGCCACCGCGGAGGACGTCGCGCGGTGTTTCGCGGGCGTCTCCGGGCTCGTCCTGCCCGCGGCCTCGCGCTCGCTGCTGAAGGCGGGCCCGCAGCCCTCGGCGATCCGGGCGGCCGCGGCCGCGACCCGCGACGACCTGGACCAGGCCTTCTCCGCCGCCCGCTGA
- the carB gene encoding carbamoyl-phosphate synthase large subunit, whose amino-acid sequence MPRREDIRHVMVIGSGPIVIGQAAEFDYSGTQACRVLRAEGLRVSLVNSNPATIMTDPEFADATYVEPVTPEYVEQVIAAERPDAILATLGGQTALNTAVALHENGVLERYGVELIGADIDAIQRGEDRLKFKEIVLGLGGDVPRSAVCHSMEEVRAAAGELGLPVVIRPSFTMGGLGSGVAHTPEDLERLAGAGLAASPVTEVLIEESVLGWKEYELELMRDHHDNVVVVCSIENLDPMGVHTGDSITVAPAMTLTDREYQNMRDVGIAVLRAVGVETGGCNIQFAIHPETGRLVVIEMNPRVSRSSALASKATGFPIAKIAAKLAIGYTLDEIRNDITGETPAAFEPTLDYVVVKIPRFAFEKFPGADTELTTTMKSVGEAMAMGRSFSEAFGKALRSMETTSAGFWTTPDPADEPDVATPTDGRILAVERALRGGASIEDVAAKSGIDPWFLDQIQALIELRAEIEAAPVLDAALLRRAKRAGLSDRQLAAIRSEFAGEDGIRALRHRLGIRPVYKTVDTCAAEFAARTPYHYSAYETDPAAESEIAPQTEKPKVLILGSGPNRIGQGIEFDYSCVHAVMALREAGFETVMVNCNPETVSTDYDTADRLYFEPLTFEDVIEVVHAEQQSGTVAGVIVQLGGQTPLGLAQRLTAAGVPVVGTSAAAIDLAEDRGAFGEVLRRAKLPAPAFGMATSFDQARDIAARIGYPVLVRPSYVLGGRGMEIVYDDATLAGYIARATAISQERPVLVDRFLDDAIEIDVDALCDGTEVYIGGVMEHIEEAGVHSGDSSCTLPPITLGRSVLEEVRRSTEAIAHGVGVRGLLNVQYALHGETLYVLEANPRASRTVPFVSKATAVPLAKAAARIMLGASISDLREEGMLPASGDGGEFPTDAPVAVKEAVLPFNRFRTASGLGVDPLLGPEMKSTGEVMGIDASFGPAFAKSQAAAYGSLPKEGRVFVSMADRDKRAMVFPVRRLADLGFEVLATAGTADVLRRHGITTTVVRKHSEKGEGPTIVDRILAGDVDVIVNTPYGNSGPRVDGYEIRAAAVSRGVPCITTVQGAAAAVQGIEAMIKGSIGVRSLQDAHAALQKSRTAPVGEKSRTSPVGEKSRTAPVGGKARP is encoded by the coding sequence ATGCCGCGCCGCGAGGACATCCGGCACGTCATGGTGATCGGCTCCGGGCCGATCGTCATCGGCCAGGCCGCCGAGTTCGACTACTCCGGCACGCAGGCCTGCCGCGTGCTGCGGGCCGAGGGCCTGCGCGTCTCGCTGGTGAACTCCAACCCGGCGACGATCATGACCGACCCGGAGTTCGCGGACGCCACCTACGTCGAGCCGGTGACGCCGGAGTACGTCGAGCAGGTCATCGCCGCGGAGCGGCCGGACGCGATCCTGGCCACCCTCGGCGGGCAGACCGCGCTCAACACGGCGGTCGCGCTGCACGAGAACGGGGTGCTCGAGCGCTACGGCGTGGAGCTGATCGGCGCGGACATCGACGCCATCCAGCGCGGCGAGGACCGGCTGAAGTTCAAGGAGATCGTGCTGGGCCTCGGCGGCGACGTGCCGCGCAGCGCGGTGTGCCACTCCATGGAGGAGGTCCGGGCCGCCGCCGGCGAGCTCGGGCTCCCGGTCGTCATCCGGCCGTCGTTCACCATGGGTGGGCTCGGCTCGGGCGTGGCGCACACCCCGGAGGACCTCGAGCGGCTCGCGGGCGCCGGCCTCGCCGCGTCCCCGGTCACCGAGGTGCTCATCGAGGAGTCCGTGCTCGGCTGGAAGGAGTACGAGCTCGAGCTGATGCGGGACCACCACGACAACGTCGTGGTCGTCTGCTCCATCGAGAACCTCGACCCGATGGGCGTGCACACCGGGGACTCGATCACCGTCGCGCCGGCGATGACGCTGACGGACCGCGAGTACCAGAACATGCGGGACGTCGGCATCGCCGTGCTCCGCGCGGTCGGCGTGGAGACCGGCGGCTGCAACATCCAGTTCGCGATCCACCCGGAGACCGGGCGGCTCGTCGTGATCGAGATGAACCCGCGCGTCTCCCGGTCCTCGGCGCTGGCGTCGAAGGCCACCGGCTTCCCGATCGCGAAGATCGCGGCGAAGCTCGCCATCGGCTACACCCTGGACGAGATCCGCAACGACATCACCGGCGAGACCCCGGCGGCCTTCGAGCCGACGCTGGACTACGTCGTCGTCAAGATCCCGCGGTTCGCGTTCGAGAAGTTCCCCGGCGCGGACACCGAGCTGACGACGACGATGAAGAGCGTCGGCGAGGCCATGGCGATGGGCCGCTCGTTCTCCGAGGCCTTCGGCAAGGCGCTGCGCTCCATGGAGACCACCTCCGCGGGCTTCTGGACGACCCCGGACCCGGCCGACGAGCCGGACGTCGCGACCCCGACGGACGGCCGCATCCTGGCTGTCGAGCGGGCGCTGCGCGGCGGGGCGTCGATCGAGGACGTCGCGGCGAAGTCCGGGATCGACCCGTGGTTCCTGGACCAGATCCAGGCGCTGATCGAGCTGCGCGCCGAGATCGAGGCCGCCCCCGTGCTCGACGCGGCGTTGCTGCGCAGGGCGAAGCGGGCGGGCCTGTCGGACCGGCAGCTGGCCGCGATCCGCTCGGAGTTCGCCGGCGAGGACGGCATCCGCGCGCTGCGGCACCGGCTCGGGATCCGGCCGGTCTACAAGACGGTCGACACGTGCGCCGCGGAGTTCGCCGCGAGGACGCCGTACCACTACAGCGCCTATGAGACCGATCCCGCCGCGGAGTCCGAGATCGCCCCGCAGACCGAGAAGCCGAAGGTGCTCATCCTCGGTTCGGGGCCGAACCGCATCGGTCAGGGGATCGAGTTCGACTACTCCTGCGTCCATGCCGTCATGGCGCTGCGCGAGGCCGGCTTCGAGACCGTCATGGTCAACTGCAACCCGGAGACGGTCTCCACCGACTACGACACGGCGGACCGGCTCTACTTCGAGCCGCTGACCTTCGAGGACGTCATCGAGGTCGTGCACGCGGAGCAGCAGTCCGGCACCGTCGCGGGCGTCATCGTGCAGCTCGGCGGGCAGACGCCGCTCGGGCTCGCGCAGCGGCTCACCGCGGCCGGCGTCCCGGTCGTCGGGACGAGCGCGGCGGCGATCGACCTCGCGGAGGACCGCGGGGCGTTCGGCGAGGTGCTGCGCCGGGCCAAGCTGCCGGCCCCCGCGTTCGGCATGGCCACGTCCTTCGACCAGGCCCGGGACATCGCCGCGCGGATCGGCTACCCGGTCCTCGTCCGCCCGTCCTACGTGCTCGGCGGCCGCGGCATGGAGATCGTCTACGACGACGCCACGCTGGCCGGCTACATCGCCCGGGCCACCGCGATCAGCCAGGAGCGCCCGGTGCTCGTCGACCGGTTCCTCGACGACGCCATCGAGATCGACGTCGACGCCCTGTGCGACGGCACCGAGGTCTACATCGGCGGCGTCATGGAGCACATCGAGGAGGCGGGCGTCCACTCCGGTGACTCGTCCTGCACGCTGCCGCCGATCACCCTGGGGCGCAGCGTCCTCGAGGAGGTGCGGCGGTCCACCGAGGCCATCGCGCACGGGGTCGGGGTGCGCGGGCTGCTCAACGTCCAGTACGCCCTGCACGGCGAGACGCTCTACGTGCTCGAGGCGAACCCCCGGGCGTCGCGCACCGTGCCGTTCGTGTCCAAGGCGACGGCGGTGCCGCTGGCCAAGGCCGCGGCCCGGATCATGTTGGGCGCCAGCATCTCCGATCTCCGCGAGGAGGGCATGCTGCCCGCCTCCGGGGACGGCGGGGAGTTCCCGACGGACGCGCCCGTCGCCGTCAAGGAGGCGGTGCTGCCGTTCAACCGGTTCCGTACCGCGAGCGGCCTCGGCGTGGACCCGCTGCTCGGCCCGGAGATGAAGTCCACCGGCGAGGTCATGGGCATCGACGCCTCGTTCGGCCCGGCCTTCGCCAAGTCCCAGGCCGCCGCCTACGGCTCGCTGCCGAAGGAGGGGCGCGTCTTCGTGTCCATGGCGGACCGGGACAAGCGCGCCATGGTCTTCCCCGTGCGCCGGCTCGCGGACCTCGGCTTCGAGGTGCTGGCCACCGCCGGCACCGCGGACGTCCTGCGCCGGCACGGGATCACGACGACGGTGGTGCGCAAGCACAGCGAGAAGGGCGAGGGCCCGACGATCGTGGACCGGATCCTCGCGGGCGACGTCGACGTCATCGTGAACACCCCGTACGGCAACTCCGGCCCGCGCGTGGACGGCTACGAGATCCGCGCCGCCGCGGTGTCCCGCGGTGTCCCGTGCATCACGACGGTGCAGGGCGCGGCCGCGGCCGTGCAGGGCATCGAGGCGATGATCAAGGGCTCGATCGGGGTCCGGTCGCTGCAGGACGCCCACGCGGCGCTGCAGAAGAGCCGGACGGCGCCGGTGGGCGAGAAGAGCCGGACGTCGCCGGTGGGCGAGAAGAGCCGGACGGCCCCGGTGGGCGGGAAGGCCCGGCCGTGA
- the carA gene encoding glutamine-hydrolyzing carbamoyl-phosphate synthase small subunit, whose translation MTGDAVTNEAVLVLEDGRIFRGEAYGATGETLGEAVFTTGMTGYQETLTDPSYHRQIVVQTAPQIGNTGWNDEDDESGRIQVAGYAVRDPARRSSNWRATGSLEDALRDNGVVGVAGIDTRALVRHLRERGAMRAGVFSGQALAADDVLVEKVRQSPGMEGADLYGAVTTRQPYVVEAVGDKRFTVAALDVGIKSNTPRMLAARGIEVHVLPADSALGDVLAVRPDGVFLSNGPGDPATADVPVALTQEILNLRIPLFGICFGNQILGRALGRGTYKLRYGHRGINVPVIEHATGKVAITSQNHGFAVEGTAGEEFATPYGRAVISHTCPNDGCVEGLAGLEFPAFSVQYHPEAAAGPHDAADLFDRFVALMADHPVTHDPEPDGGGRHRLLGEAVVELPDTNPSSIPDTGTGTRTETTSTDSTGENV comes from the coding sequence GTGACTGGCGACGCTGTGACCAACGAGGCGGTGCTCGTCCTCGAGGACGGGCGGATCTTCCGGGGCGAGGCGTACGGCGCGACCGGGGAGACCCTCGGCGAGGCCGTCTTCACCACCGGCATGACGGGATACCAGGAGACCCTGACCGACCCCTCGTACCACCGCCAGATCGTGGTGCAGACCGCGCCGCAGATCGGCAACACCGGCTGGAACGACGAGGACGACGAGTCCGGCCGGATCCAGGTCGCCGGGTACGCGGTGCGGGACCCCGCCCGTCGCTCCTCCAACTGGCGCGCAACGGGTTCACTCGAGGACGCACTGCGCGACAACGGGGTGGTCGGCGTCGCGGGGATCGACACCCGCGCGCTGGTGCGCCACCTGCGTGAGCGCGGCGCGATGCGCGCCGGGGTGTTCTCCGGGCAGGCCCTGGCCGCGGACGACGTGCTGGTCGAGAAGGTGCGGCAGAGCCCCGGCATGGAGGGCGCGGACCTCTACGGCGCCGTCACCACGAGGCAGCCGTACGTCGTCGAGGCGGTGGGGGACAAGAGGTTCACCGTCGCCGCGCTGGACGTCGGGATCAAGTCCAACACCCCGCGGATGCTCGCGGCCCGCGGCATCGAGGTGCACGTGCTGCCCGCGGACTCCGCGCTGGGCGACGTCCTGGCGGTGCGCCCCGACGGCGTGTTCCTGTCCAACGGCCCCGGGGACCCGGCGACGGCGGACGTCCCGGTCGCGCTGACCCAGGAGATCCTGAACCTGCGGATCCCGCTGTTCGGCATCTGCTTCGGCAACCAGATCCTCGGCCGTGCGCTGGGCCGCGGCACCTACAAGCTCCGCTACGGCCACCGCGGCATCAACGTCCCGGTGATCGAGCACGCCACCGGCAAGGTCGCGATCACCTCGCAGAACCACGGCTTCGCGGTCGAGGGCACGGCGGGGGAGGAGTTCGCGACCCCGTACGGCCGGGCCGTGATCAGCCACACCTGCCCGAACGACGGCTGCGTCGAGGGCCTGGCGGGCCTGGAGTTCCCGGCGTTCAGCGTCCAGTACCACCCCGAGGCCGCCGCGGGCCCGCACGACGCCGCGGACCTCTTCGACCGCTTCGTCGCGCTCATGGCGGACCACCCGGTCACCCACGACCCGGAGCCCGACGGCGGGGGCAGGCACCGCCTGCTCGGCGAGGCGGTGGTCGAGCTGCCCGACACGAACCCGTCGAGCATCCCCGACACCGGCACCGGCACCCGCACCGAGACCACCAGCACCGACAGCACCGGGGAGAACGTCTGA
- a CDS encoding dihydroorotase: MTQTADNLLIRNARPYGEDATDLLVSDGVVTEIGTGLTAPEDTETLDAGGHVLLPGFVDLHVHLREPGGEESETIETGSHAAALGGFTAVFAMPNTDPVADTEVVVEHVRRRGEEIGLVDVHPVGAVTVGLKGEKLAELGTMARSRARVRMFSDDGRCVNDPLIMRRALEYASSLDVVVAQHAEDHRLTGGAQAHEGAVASRLGLTGWPATAEETVVARDCALAREAGAALHVCHVSSAHTIAVLRAAKAAGVRVSAEVTPHHLLLTDGRLTSYDPVNKVNPPLRTAGDTQAMREALAEGVIDVVATDHAPHASQYKDTEWAAAKPGMLGLQTAFSVLVHTMVEPGLLDWHGVARVLSERPAEIGSLPDQGRPIAVGEPATFALVDPDAQWTVRGAALASKAANTPYEGMRLPGAVVATILRGRITARDGKVAL; the protein is encoded by the coding sequence ATGACCCAGACCGCCGACAACCTGTTGATCAGAAATGCCCGGCCGTACGGGGAGGACGCGACGGACCTGCTGGTCTCCGACGGCGTCGTCACCGAGATCGGCACCGGGCTCACCGCCCCCGAGGACACCGAGACCCTCGACGCCGGCGGGCACGTCCTGCTGCCCGGCTTCGTCGACCTGCACGTGCACCTGCGCGAGCCGGGCGGCGAGGAGTCCGAGACCATCGAGACCGGTTCGCACGCTGCCGCGCTGGGTGGTTTCACCGCCGTCTTCGCCATGCCGAACACGGACCCGGTGGCGGACACCGAGGTCGTCGTGGAGCACGTCCGGCGGCGCGGCGAGGAGATCGGCCTCGTCGACGTCCACCCGGTCGGCGCCGTGACCGTCGGGCTGAAGGGCGAGAAGCTCGCCGAGCTCGGCACGATGGCCCGCTCCCGCGCGCGGGTCCGGATGTTCTCCGACGACGGCCGCTGCGTGAACGACCCGCTGATCATGCGGCGGGCGTTGGAGTACGCGTCCTCGCTGGACGTCGTCGTCGCGCAGCACGCCGAGGACCACCGGCTGACCGGTGGCGCCCAGGCGCACGAGGGCGCCGTCGCGTCCCGGCTGGGCCTGACCGGCTGGCCCGCGACCGCCGAGGAGACCGTGGTCGCCCGGGACTGCGCGCTGGCCCGCGAGGCCGGGGCCGCGCTGCACGTCTGCCACGTCTCGTCGGCGCACACGATCGCGGTGCTGCGGGCGGCGAAGGCGGCCGGCGTGCGGGTCAGCGCCGAGGTCACCCCGCACCACCTGCTGCTCACCGACGGCCGGTTGACCAGCTACGACCCGGTCAACAAGGTCAACCCGCCGCTGCGCACGGCCGGGGACACCCAGGCGATGCGCGAGGCGCTGGCCGAGGGCGTGATCGACGTCGTCGCGACGGACCACGCGCCGCACGCGTCGCAGTACAAGGACACCGAGTGGGCCGCGGCCAAGCCGGGAATGCTGGGCCTGCAGACCGCGTTCTCGGTCCTGGTCCACACCATGGTCGAGCCGGGCCTGCTGGACTGGCACGGCGTCGCGCGGGTGCTGTCCGAGCGGCCCGCGGAGATCGGGTCGCTGCCGGACCAGGGCCGGCCGATCGCGGTGGGCGAGCCCGCGACGTTCGCGCTGGTGGACCCGGACGCGCAGTGGACGGTCCGCGGCGCCGCGCTGGCGAGCAAGGCGGCGAACACGCCGTACGAAGGAATGCGACTGCCCGGTGCGGTGGTCGCGACGATTCTCCGTGGCCGGATCACGGCCCGGGACGGAAAGGTTGCCCTGTGA
- a CDS encoding aspartate carbamoyltransferase catalytic subunit, with protein sequence MRHLLSVADLDAAAATGLLDTADRLKQALLGREVRKLPTLRGRTVVTLFYEDSTRTRVSFEIAGKWMSADTINVSAKGSSVSKGESLRDTSLTLSSMGADCVIVRHPASGAAHRIAGWADRDAGTTGTSTSVVNAGDGTHEHPTQALLDAATLRERLGSVAGRRIGIVGDVLHSRVARSNVLLLATLGAEVVLIAPPTLLPVGVREWPCRVSHELDAELSALDAVMMLRVQAERMHGGFFPSAREYAVGYGLSEARQALLPENAPVLHPGPMVRGMEIAPAVADSPSSAVLAQVRNGVHVRMAVLYHLLAGAPE encoded by the coding sequence GTGAGGCACCTGCTCTCCGTCGCCGACCTCGATGCGGCCGCGGCCACCGGCCTGCTGGACACCGCGGACCGCCTCAAGCAGGCCCTGCTCGGCCGCGAGGTCCGCAAGCTGCCCACGCTGCGCGGGCGCACGGTCGTCACGTTGTTCTACGAGGACTCCACCCGCACCCGGGTCTCCTTCGAGATCGCCGGCAAGTGGATGAGCGCGGACACGATCAACGTCAGCGCCAAGGGCTCGTCGGTCTCCAAGGGCGAGTCCCTGCGGGACACCTCCCTCACCCTGTCCTCGATGGGTGCGGACTGCGTGATCGTCCGGCACCCGGCTTCCGGTGCGGCGCACCGCATCGCGGGCTGGGCGGACCGGGACGCCGGCACGACGGGGACGTCGACGTCGGTCGTCAACGCGGGCGACGGCACCCACGAGCACCCCACCCAGGCCCTGCTCGACGCCGCGACGCTGCGCGAGCGCCTCGGATCGGTGGCGGGCCGGCGGATCGGGATCGTCGGCGACGTCCTGCACAGCCGGGTCGCCCGCTCGAACGTGCTCCTGCTCGCCACGCTGGGCGCCGAGGTGGTCCTGATCGCGCCGCCCACGCTGCTGCCGGTCGGCGTGCGTGAATGGCCCTGCCGGGTCTCCCACGAGCTCGACGCCGAGCTGTCCGCCCTGGACGCCGTGATGATGCTGCGCGTGCAGGCCGAGCGCATGCACGGCGGCTTCTTCCCCTCCGCCCGCGAGTACGCGGTGGGCTACGGGCTCTCCGAGGCGCGCCAGGCGCTGCTGCCGGAGAACGCCCCCGTGCTGCACCCCGGGCCGATGGTGCGCGGCATGGAGATCGCCCCCGCCGTGGCGGACTCGCCGTCCTCCGCGGTCCTCGCCCAGGTGCGCAACGGCGTGCACGTGCGGATGGCCGTCCTCTACCACCTGCTTGCCGGAGCCCCCGAATGA
- the pyrR gene encoding bifunctional pyr operon transcriptional regulator/uracil phosphoribosyltransferase PyrR gives MATARRGDAEGAQPPVRELLSAADVTRTIARIAHQIIEKTAFGPSNAEDLVLLGIPTRGATLARRLAAAITEFSGAAPAVGSVDATLYRDDLRRRPARALEDTAVPEGGVDDKLVVLVDDVLMSGRTTRAALDALRDEGRPRAVQLAVLVDRGHRELPIRADYVGKNVPTARAEAIHVLLAEHDGRDAVEIARAPGEERPATGDMEFTEGADPA, from the coding sequence GTGGCGACAGCCCGCCGCGGGGACGCCGAGGGCGCGCAGCCTCCCGTCCGGGAACTGCTCAGCGCCGCGGACGTCACCCGCACCATCGCGCGGATCGCGCACCAGATCATCGAGAAGACGGCCTTCGGCCCGTCGAACGCCGAGGACCTCGTCCTGCTCGGCATCCCCACCCGCGGCGCCACCCTGGCTCGTCGGCTCGCCGCGGCGATCACCGAGTTCAGCGGCGCCGCCCCCGCGGTCGGCTCCGTCGACGCGACCCTCTACCGCGACGACCTGCGCCGCCGGCCCGCCCGTGCGCTCGAGGACACCGCGGTGCCCGAGGGCGGGGTGGACGACAAGCTCGTCGTGCTCGTCGACGACGTCCTGATGTCCGGCCGCACCACCCGCGCCGCGCTGGACGCCCTGCGGGACGAGGGCCGCCCGCGGGCGGTCCAGCTCGCCGTCCTGGTCGACCGCGGGCACCGCGAGCTGCCCATCCGGGCGGACTACGTCGGCAAGAACGTCCCCACCGCCCGCGCCGAGGCGATCCACGTCCTGCTCGCCGAGCACGACGGACGCGACGCCGTGGAGATCGCGCGGGCCCCCGGCGAGGAGCGCCCGGCCACCGGGGACATGGAATTCACGGAAGGAGCCGACCCGGCGTGA
- the bldD gene encoding transcriptional regulator BldD, producing MGDYAKALGSKLRAIRQQQGLSLHGVEQKSGGRWKAVVVGSYERGDRAVTVQKLAELADFYGVPVAELLPEGRVPSGSEPATKIVINLERLQQLPADKVGPLARYAAAIQSQRGDYNGKVLSIRAEDLRSLAIIYDMTPGELTDQLIDWGVLPPEARPVHRAE from the coding sequence ATGGGCGACTACGCCAAGGCGCTCGGGAGCAAGCTCCGGGCCATCCGGCAGCAGCAGGGGCTGTCGCTGCACGGCGTCGAGCAGAAGTCGGGGGGCCGCTGGAAGGCGGTCGTCGTCGGCTCCTACGAGCGCGGCGACCGGGCAGTCACCGTGCAGAAGCTGGCCGAGCTGGCCGACTTCTACGGCGTGCCGGTCGCCGAGCTCCTGCCCGAGGGCCGCGTGCCCTCCGGCTCCGAGCCGGCCACCAAGATCGTGATCAACCTGGAGCGGCTGCAACAGCTTCCCGCCGACAAGGTGGGCCCGCTGGCCCGCTACGCGGCCGCCATCCAGAGCCAGCGCGGCGACTACAACGGCAAGGTCCTGTCCATCAGGGCCGAGGACCTGCGGTCGCTCGCGATCATCTACGACATGACACCCGGTGAGCTGACCGACCAGCTCATCGACTGGGGCGTCCTGCCCCCCGAGGCCCGGCCGGTCCACCGGGCCGAGTAG
- a CDS encoding acyl-CoA thioesterase — protein sequence MEGRLPKQPFPGVQWPTRFWARCTQELPPDPLTQACVLTYVSDILTGLAPLHDGTWRTGSSLDHAVWFHRPIRLDDWALVDLVPHTVSAGRGWYTGTVRDRGGQIGASLTQETLFRKER from the coding sequence ATGGAGGGCCGGCTGCCGAAGCAGCCGTTCCCGGGCGTCCAGTGGCCGACGCGGTTCTGGGCCCGGTGCACCCAGGAGCTCCCGCCGGACCCGCTGACCCAGGCCTGCGTGCTGACCTACGTCTCGGACATCCTCACCGGGCTGGCCCCGCTGCACGACGGCACGTGGCGCACGGGATCGAGCCTGGACCACGCCGTCTGGTTCCACCGGCCGATCAGGCTCGACGACTGGGCGCTGGTGGACCTGGTGCCGCACACCGTCTCCGCGGGTCGCGGCTGGTACACCGGCACGGTGCGGGACCGGGGCGGCCAGATCGGCGCGAGCCTCACCCAGGAGACGTTGTTCCGCAAGGAGCGCTGA
- a CDS encoding acyl-CoA thioesterase, whose protein sequence is MTHPPTHPPAEAVADPTLLDLLTLEPLERDLFRATTVFEEQWALYGGQVAAQALLAAGRTVDEDRSPHSLHGYYLRGGDASRPTLFRVYRDRDGRSFSARRVVAIQNGEVIFNMSASFHIAEEGLDRQFAPRSTPGTRASSRPSRRRGCSRWRAGCRSSRSRASSGRRGSGPGAPRSSRRTR, encoded by the coding sequence ATGACGCACCCACCGACGCACCCGCCCGCGGAGGCGGTCGCCGATCCCACCCTGCTGGACCTGCTGACCCTCGAACCGCTCGAGCGGGACCTCTTCCGGGCCACCACAGTCTTCGAGGAGCAGTGGGCGCTCTACGGCGGACAGGTGGCGGCGCAGGCCCTTCTGGCCGCCGGCCGGACGGTCGACGAGGACCGGTCGCCGCACTCGCTGCACGGCTACTACCTGCGCGGCGGCGACGCGTCGCGGCCCACGCTCTTCCGCGTCTACCGGGACCGGGACGGCCGGTCGTTCTCCGCCCGCCGGGTGGTCGCGATCCAGAACGGCGAGGTCATCTTCAACATGTCCGCCTCGTTCCACATCGCCGAGGAGGGGCTGGACCGGCAGTTCGCCCCCCGATCGACGCCGGGGACCCGCGCGAGCAGCAGGCCTTCACGCCGCCGCGGCTGTTCTCGATGGAGGGCCGGCTGCCGAAGCAGCCGTTCCCGGGCGTCCAGTGGCCGACGCGGTTCTGGGCCCGGTGCACCCAGGAGCTCCCGCCGGACCCGCTGA
- a CDS encoding alpha/beta fold hydrolase, with the protein MATTPAWFRAALDTEADVGEVSVSGAPVRFRAWGPSGDGLVLIHGGAAHSRWWDHVAPLLAEPAGRRVVALDLTGHGDSGRRPDYTFDVWAEETLAAADAAGAGTRPVVVGHSMGGMVALVAAQRFGDRLAGAVAIDTPVRDQPPEDVAARERRAFGPLKRYATREEAVARFRAVPAQEVALPYVTAHIAEHSVRRLDDGWAWKFDPVVFNRRPLEPGDLDVPGCRVALFRAEHGLVPADMGEMIVDKLGRGVPVVEIPTAAHHVMIDNPIALVTGLRTLLGDWQHSHAARPDATVSR; encoded by the coding sequence GTGGCCACCACCCCCGCCTGGTTCCGTGCTGCGCTGGACACCGAGGCGGACGTCGGCGAGGTGTCGGTCTCCGGCGCCCCCGTGCGCTTCCGCGCGTGGGGCCCGTCCGGTGACGGTCTCGTGCTGATCCACGGCGGCGCCGCGCATTCGCGCTGGTGGGACCACGTGGCGCCGCTGCTCGCCGAGCCGGCCGGGCGCCGCGTCGTCGCGCTGGACCTCACCGGGCACGGGGACTCCGGGCGCCGGCCGGACTACACGTTCGACGTCTGGGCCGAGGAGACCCTGGCCGCTGCGGACGCGGCCGGGGCCGGGACGCGGCCGGTGGTCGTGGGGCACAGCATGGGCGGAATGGTCGCCCTCGTCGCCGCACAGCGGTTCGGCGACCGTCTCGCCGGTGCGGTCGCGATCGACACGCCGGTGCGAGACCAGCCGCCCGAGGACGTCGCGGCTCGCGAGCGGCGGGCGTTCGGACCGCTGAAGCGGTACGCCACCCGTGAGGAGGCGGTCGCGCGGTTCCGGGCGGTCCCGGCACAGGAGGTCGCGCTGCCGTACGTGACCGCGCATATCGCCGAGCACTCCGTCCGGCGGCTCGACGACGGCTGGGCCTGGAAGTTCGACCCGGTGGTCTTCAACCGGCGCCCGCTGGAGCCCGGGGACCTGGACGTCCCCGGGTGCCGGGTCGCGCTCTTCCGGGCGGAGCACGGGCTGGTCCCGGCGGACATGGGCGAGATGATCGTGGACAAGCTGGGCCGCGGGGTACCGGTGGTGGAGATCCCGACGGCCGCCCATCACGTGATGATCGACAACCCCATCGCGCTGGTCACGGGACTGCGTACCCTGTTGGGTGACTGGCAGCACTCCCACGCGGCGCGTCCGGATGCGACGGTGTCCCGGTGA